CTTGTCTATCATTCAAGCAGATCATCACAGAATCGCCCCACAGGTAAGTCCACTTTAGAAGCCCAGTCTGCACAAAATGTGGGTTTAATGTGTCATGTGTCAACAAAAATATGACGTCAGCGATTATTCTGTTTATCCACTATCCAATTGTTCCTCTCATCATTCCAGGTATTCCACTATCTCAGCCTCGCCCTTCTCACGTTCTTCATGGTGGAGCTGTGTGGAAAAATCTATGCTTATCGCTTAGAATTCCTCCACCATAAGTTTGAGGTGTTTGATGGGATTGTGGTGGTGGTATCCTTTATCCTGGATATTGTATACATCTCAAAGGAAGATGCATTTGATGCCATGGGGCTTCTGATCTTGCTCAGGCTGTGGAGAGTGGCCAGGATCATTAATGGTACGGGAATGATTTTTACCCAGCAATAGAACACAGTAATCACTTACTTCTCAGGTACCCTGGATCTGGAGGTGTATTTCACAATCAATTTCTTTTTAGGgattaatatatacatatattacaaaCTTCAATTTGGATTtaagaaaattatatataatatgattCTCTAATGaggaaatacatttttcatcctAATTATAATGGTTTCATATGTCAGACAAAAAcatcagtaaaaaaaagaaaaaaagattgacaaataaatacattttgtgaaaaacatttgaaagacaTTAAAATGTTTCAGAGTGataaaaggcacaatatgtaagattttttgatCAAAATATCCCACAAgaacaattttatatattttgttgactagTGTACAtgatcccagatgtttccaagaatgtttaaatccagagaaataagctattttaaaaaggaattgcttaataaaaataatattatgtgttttattagacaggtgagcaatcTATGTCTGGATGTCATTCCAGACATAGAGCAATCTATGTCTATGTCATTCATCAACAGAAAACTAATAATTGTTATAGTTAGTAACAGTTaatcttattgtttaaatcttgttttcatGATTTACCACGAGTACCAGGTTTTACCATGCCTATTAttgatctagcttactgcagtgtgcaacaagtgtctcatagtagccggtaagcaaacacacagagtagcattgcaacataactttcaacacactcaaatagatataatatgataaaacagtgctGCGAAATGACATATTGTGGCTTTTTGGGTGTTCACCAAGGTTCCGTACTTGATCCATTTTACTTAGGTAATTGATTGTGTTTGATGTACATTATCACTAAAAATATCTCTCTAAAGACATAACTTATAGGCTGTTATACCTCTGTAACCCACTGTTGCACAATTATTCTAAAAATGTTCTTGTCTTTTCTTTCTTGTTTGCTCTCTTATAGGTATCTTGATGTCGGTGAAAAATCGTGCCCATCACAAAGTTCAGAAACTAAAGATCGTCAATGAAAATCTTGTTCATCAAATCAATGATCTTCAAGAGCAGAACACAAAAATGGTGAGTACCTCTTCTTTAACATTAGTAATgattaattgtattaattattacattaattaTTTGAATCTTTCAACAGGACGAAGAAAACGCCAGGCTTCGTGTGCTCTTAAAACAGCACAGCATTGAGTTTTGATGCTCCAGGGTTATTCATTATACTCATCACAACATGCGAATGAGCTGAAGACTAATCATGTCTATTCATTCCATGAATTTGAAGGTCATGTT
The window above is part of the Pseudorasbora parva isolate DD20220531a chromosome 23, ASM2467924v1, whole genome shotgun sequence genome. Proteins encoded here:
- the hvcn1 gene encoding voltage-gated hydrogen channel 1: MSRYLKHFTAVGDEQNTAPQWHDEEPHDASEDLELATGQHLEQVSFRDSLRRLYKTERFQIVVVCLVVLDAIFVLCELLIDLSIIQADHHRIAPQVFHYLSLALLTFFMVELCGKIYAYRLEFLHHKFEVFDGIVVVVSFILDIVYISKEDAFDAMGLLILLRLWRVARIINGILMSVKNRAHHKVQKLKIVNENLVHQINDLQEQNTKMDEENARLRVLLKQHSIEF